A region from the uncultured Desulfovibrio sp. genome encodes:
- a CDS encoding NAD-dependent succinate-semialdehyde dehydrogenase → MYRILHDQELFRSQCLINGHWRDAADKSVIEVINPANGKQLGTVPNCGEAETREAIEAAQAAFAVWSARTPLERGALLHAWERAIADNIEDLARLLTLEEGKPLAEARAEILQGASYFPWFAEEARRFSGEVTPVYRHGVQALTRHAPVGVAAAITPWNFPMSMIPRKVAPALAAGCTMVVKPASATPYSALAMAELAVRVGIPAGVFNVVTGNARRIGNEITSNPLVRKLSFTGSTAVGLQLATQCGPTLKRISMELGGNAPFIVFDDADMDKAVTMAMACKFRNAGQTCICANRFLVQSGMAETFATNLLDHISALRVGDGLKPETDMGPLINADAVAHTDALVKDAVEKGAQLLFGGKPHSLGGNFYEPTLLLGLNPQMRIFREEIFGPVAALMTFDDEEEAISLANDTEFGLASYICTRDMPRIWRLFNKLQYGMAGFNDAGLAAAETPFGGVKFSGIGREGSREGLQEYMETHYALLGGLN, encoded by the coding sequence ATGTACCGTATTCTGCACGATCAGGAGCTGTTCCGCAGCCAGTGCCTCATCAATGGGCACTGGCGCGATGCGGCCGACAAAAGCGTTATTGAAGTCATTAATCCCGCCAACGGCAAACAGTTGGGCACCGTGCCCAACTGCGGCGAGGCCGAAACCCGCGAGGCCATTGAGGCCGCGCAGGCTGCCTTTGCTGTCTGGAGCGCAAGAACGCCTCTGGAACGGGGCGCTCTGCTCCACGCCTGGGAACGCGCCATTGCCGATAACATTGAAGATCTGGCCCGCCTGCTTACCCTTGAAGAAGGCAAGCCCCTGGCCGAGGCCAGAGCAGAGATCCTTCAGGGTGCATCGTACTTTCCCTGGTTTGCGGAAGAAGCCCGCCGCTTCAGCGGCGAGGTCACGCCCGTATACCGCCACGGGGTGCAGGCCCTCACCCGTCATGCCCCTGTGGGTGTGGCTGCGGCCATCACGCCGTGGAACTTCCCCATGTCCATGATCCCGCGCAAGGTGGCCCCTGCGCTGGCGGCAGGCTGCACCATGGTGGTCAAACCTGCCAGCGCCACGCCTTACAGCGCGCTGGCAATGGCGGAACTGGCCGTGCGGGTGGGCATCCCAGCCGGGGTTTTCAACGTTGTTACGGGCAACGCGCGGCGCATCGGCAACGAGATCACCTCCAACCCGCTGGTGCGCAAGCTCAGTTTTACCGGCTCAACGGCGGTGGGGCTGCAACTGGCAACCCAGTGCGGGCCTACGCTCAAGCGCATTTCCATGGAGCTTGGCGGCAACGCGCCCTTTATTGTGTTTGACGATGCGGACATGGACAAGGCCGTGACAATGGCCATGGCCTGTAAATTCCGCAATGCCGGGCAAACCTGCATCTGCGCTAACCGTTTTCTGGTGCAGAGCGGAATGGCGGAGACCTTCGCCACCAATCTGCTCGATCACATCAGCGCCCTGCGCGTGGGCGACGGCCTCAAGCCGGAGACCGACATGGGCCCGCTTATCAATGCCGATGCCGTGGCCCACACGGATGCCCTGGTAAAAGACGCCGTGGAAAAAGGCGCGCAACTGCTGTTTGGCGGCAAGCCGCACAGCCTTGGCGGCAATTTTTACGAGCCTACCCTGTTGTTGGGCCTGAACCCGCAGATGCGCATTTTCCGCGAGGAAATATTCGGCCCGGTGGCCGCCCTCATGACTTTTGACGATGAAGAAGAAGCCATTTCCCTTGCCAATGATACGGAATTCGGCCTGGCCTCATATATCTGCACACGCGATATGCCGCGCATCTGGCGGCTGTTCAACAAATTGCAGTACGGCATGGCTGGCTTTAATGATGCGGGCCTTGCTGCTGCCGAAACACCCTTTGGCGGCGTGAAATTCAGCGGCATTGGCCGGGAAGGCAGCCGCGAGGGCCTTCAGGAATACATGGAAACCCACTATGCCCTGCTGGGCGGGCTGAACTGA
- a CDS encoding YitT family protein: MKLQSYNKALAESVVWNLLWLTLGSVLMAICIQSVAAPHGFLSGGVMGVGLLVNYWTGTLTPLVWYALLCVPVYALGWFGVGKRFLLYTAYGTLCTTLFSFFITFEIPITNEVYATVVGGVLHGAACGIMLRTLGSSGGTDVVAVLLKERWSVPIGQFNFLFNSLLFLTAASHMALDLIVASMLMMFISASTLEYVLGLFNRRKLVMIISDHGEEISEAILVTERFGATLVRGKGAYSGSDREILLTVTNNVALKRLENLVFSIDPRALFIVENTFYVSGGQFARRSR; this comes from the coding sequence ATGAAGCTTCAGTCGTACAACAAGGCTCTGGCCGAATCGGTGGTCTGGAACCTGCTCTGGCTTACGCTGGGGTCGGTTCTTATGGCCATATGCATTCAGAGCGTGGCCGCGCCCCATGGCTTCCTTTCCGGGGGAGTCATGGGCGTGGGCCTGCTGGTCAATTACTGGACAGGCACGCTCACGCCGCTGGTCTGGTATGCCCTGCTGTGCGTTCCTGTGTATGCTTTGGGCTGGTTTGGCGTGGGCAAACGATTTTTGCTCTACACGGCCTACGGAACCCTTTGCACTACATTGTTCAGTTTTTTTATCACCTTTGAAATCCCCATTACCAACGAAGTGTACGCCACCGTGGTGGGCGGGGTGCTGCACGGTGCAGCCTGCGGCATCATGCTGCGCACCCTTGGCAGCAGCGGCGGTACGGATGTGGTTGCCGTGCTGCTCAAGGAACGCTGGAGCGTACCCATCGGGCAATTCAATTTTCTGTTCAATTCCCTGCTGTTTCTTACGGCGGCCTCGCACATGGCGCTGGATCTTATTGTTGCTTCCATGCTGATGATGTTCATTTCGGCCAGTACGCTGGAGTATGTGCTGGGCCTGTTCAACCGGCGCAAGCTCGTTATGATCATTTCTGACCACGGTGAAGAAATCAGTGAGGCCATTTTGGTGACAGAGCGCTTTGGCGCTACGCTTGTACGCGGCAAGGGGGCCTACTCCGGCTCCGACCGCGAAATCCTGCTCACCGTCACCAACAATGTGGCGCTCAAGCGGCTGGAGAATCTGGTGTTCAGCATTGATCCGCGCGCCCTGTTCATTGTGGAAAACACGTTCTATGTGTCGGGCGGGCAGTTTGCCCGCAGAAGCCGTTGA
- a CDS encoding dihydrodipicolinate synthase family protein codes for MKYITPTLTALKSKTEIDVQSCLKHYDFLINAGIDGAAIFGSSGEFPHLSVEERKSLISAAIKHIDRRMQVLIGTGDMRVEECVAMSNFAFEQGADGVMVVGPWYFALTDADVMSYFGAVAEQVRGKVYIYNYPDRTGYSISPSVVLELARRYPNIVGIKDTIPDMAHTVELIQTVKGNIPSFEVLSGFDHNFASNVLAGGDGCIAAVSNVRPDLCVAWRDAMKARDFDGTMKYQQLFNRIVGVYGFSSPFMAAMKGLLVDAGIFASATVASPYQEATSAQMFAVREFMRGF; via the coding sequence ATGAAATATATAACGCCCACACTTACCGCGCTGAAAAGCAAAACAGAAATCGACGTGCAGTCGTGCCTCAAGCACTACGACTTTCTTATCAATGCCGGTATTGACGGCGCGGCCATATTCGGCAGTTCCGGTGAATTTCCGCATCTTTCTGTTGAGGAACGCAAGAGCCTGATTTCTGCGGCCATCAAGCATATCGACCGCCGCATGCAGGTGCTGATCGGCACTGGCGACATGCGGGTTGAAGAATGCGTCGCCATGTCCAACTTTGCTTTTGAGCAGGGCGCGGACGGCGTGATGGTGGTGGGGCCGTGGTATTTTGCCCTCACCGATGCGGATGTGATGAGCTACTTTGGCGCTGTGGCGGAGCAGGTGCGCGGCAAGGTGTACATCTATAACTACCCCGACCGCACCGGATACAGCATCTCGCCCAGCGTGGTGCTTGAACTCGCGCGCCGCTATCCCAACATTGTGGGCATCAAGGACACCATCCCCGACATGGCGCACACGGTGGAGCTTATCCAGACCGTCAAGGGCAACATCCCCTCGTTTGAAGTGCTGAGCGGCTTTGACCATAACTTTGCGTCAAACGTTCTGGCTGGCGGCGATGGCTGCATTGCGGCTGTGTCCAACGTGCGGCCCGACCTGTGCGTGGCCTGGCGCGATGCCATGAAGGCCCGTGATTTTGACGGCACCATGAAGTATCAGCAGTTGTTCAACCGCATTGTGGGCGTGTACGGATTCTCCTCGCCCTTCATGGCGGCCATGAAAGGCCTGCTTGTGGATGCGGGCATTTTTGCCTCTGCCACGGTTGCGTCCCCCTATCAGGAGGCAACCTCTGCCCAGATGTTTGCCGTGCGGGAATTCATGCGCGGCTTTTAG
- a CDS encoding amidohydrolase family protein — translation MNPEATESPESDEPSEALLAIRAKSILTLGGEGPARAARLFAPLKKIDNGVLLVRGGLVEDVLPWSQAKLPAGALVRDVGAVCLAPACVNAHTHLELSHLAEKTRWGRGFTAWLQSLIPLLGAAPQADAVESACAALALYGTLYVGNITGSLPGGTALVDAACNEAGLTASHFCEWFGFGAPFADGERPWPPRCRQALVDDPFLMARCAPGGHALYSTGPEILSAARQDCSRMGRVFSFHLAESPEETQLLTSGSGPLRDLYAGVVLPPDWSAPGLRPLAYAVKLGLLGPGTLAVHGVQLDAQEVEVLAASGAALCLCPRSNRNLGVGVPPVRELMESGALLCLGTDGLTSNRDLDVRKEAVWLRETMDVPPEALVRMLTINGAAALNLLGCGAGRLEKGGPADFCVLPENLTY, via the coding sequence ATGAACCCGGAAGCCACGGAATCTCCTGAATCTGACGAGCCGTCGGAGGCCTTGCTGGCCATCAGGGCCAAGAGCATTCTGACCCTTGGCGGCGAAGGCCCCGCACGGGCCGCCCGCCTTTTTGCCCCGCTGAAAAAAATCGACAACGGCGTACTGCTGGTGCGCGGCGGGCTGGTGGAGGATGTTCTGCCGTGGTCGCAGGCCAAACTACCCGCAGGTGCGCTGGTGCGCGATGTGGGCGCTGTTTGTCTTGCGCCTGCCTGCGTCAACGCGCACACGCATCTGGAACTTTCGCATCTGGCGGAGAAAACCCGCTGGGGGCGCGGCTTTACCGCATGGCTGCAAAGCCTTATTCCCCTGCTGGGCGCTGCCCCGCAGGCGGATGCAGTGGAAAGTGCCTGCGCCGCACTGGCCCTGTATGGCACGCTGTATGTGGGCAACATCACTGGCTCCCTGCCCGGCGGCACGGCTCTGGTCGATGCGGCCTGCAATGAGGCGGGGCTGACCGCAAGCCATTTTTGCGAATGGTTTGGCTTTGGCGCGCCCTTTGCCGATGGTGAACGCCCCTGGCCGCCGCGTTGCCGTCAGGCTCTTGTCGATGATCCCTTTCTCATGGCCCGTTGCGCTCCCGGCGGGCATGCCCTGTACTCCACCGGGCCGGAAATCCTCAGCGCCGCGCGGCAGGACTGCTCCCGCATGGGACGCGTGTTTTCCTTCCACCTTGCGGAATCGCCCGAAGAAACCCAGTTGCTCACATCGGGCAGCGGGCCTTTGCGCGATCTGTACGCCGGGGTTGTGCTGCCGCCAGATTGGTCTGCGCCGGGTCTGCGCCCGCTGGCTTATGCGGTGAAGCTGGGCCTGCTCGGCCCCGGTACCCTGGCCGTGCACGGTGTGCAGCTTGACGCGCAGGAAGTCGAGGTCCTGGCAGCCAGCGGCGCGGCCCTGTGCCTTTGCCCTCGCTCAAACCGCAATCTTGGCGTAGGGGTGCCGCCTGTGCGCGAGCTTATGGAAAGCGGCGCGCTGCTGTGCCTTGGCACGGACGGGCTGACCTCCAACCGCGATCTGGATGTGCGAAAAGAGGCGGTGTGGCTGCGCGAAACAATGGACGTGCCGCCGGAAGCTCTGGTGCGCATGCTGACGATTAACGGCGCTGCCGCCCTGAATCTTCTGGGCTGCGGGGCAGGGCGGCTGGAAAAGGGCGGGCCTGCGGATTTTTGTGTACTGCCTGAAAACCTGACCTACTAG
- a CDS encoding aspartate carbamoyltransferase catalytic subunit → MNTDNRYHWPHKDLLDVTQLSAEDTMHLLDLAASFQEINSRPVKKVPTLKGKTVVLFFVENSTRTKTSFDVAGKRLSADTYSLAKSGSSLNKGESLKDTGLTLQAMGPDVIVIRHPSSGAARFLAELLPCGIVNGGDGWHAHPTQALLDCYSLRQAWQNRFAGRTLLILGDIAHSRVARSNMHLLTMLGVKVRLCAPRTLLPAGVDHWPVEIYTELDKAVRDVDAVMCLRLQLERQQAGLLPDLAEYSRRFCLGSSQLALAAPEAKVLHPGPMNRGLEISNDIADAPASLVLNQVAAGVATRMAVLYLLATRNDGVRA, encoded by the coding sequence ATGAATACCGACAATCGCTACCACTGGCCCCACAAAGACCTGCTGGACGTCACCCAACTGAGCGCGGAAGACACCATGCACCTGCTGGACCTGGCCGCCAGCTTTCAGGAAATCAACAGCCGTCCGGTCAAGAAGGTGCCAACCCTCAAGGGCAAGACCGTTGTGCTGTTTTTCGTGGAAAACAGCACCCGCACCAAGACGTCCTTTGACGTGGCGGGCAAACGCCTTTCCGCCGACACCTATTCCCTGGCAAAATCAGGCTCAAGCCTGAACAAGGGCGAAAGCCTCAAAGATACGGGGCTCACCCTTCAGGCCATGGGGCCGGATGTCATTGTCATCCGCCACCCCAGCAGCGGCGCGGCGCGCTTTCTTGCGGAGCTGCTGCCCTGCGGCATTGTCAACGGAGGCGACGGCTGGCATGCCCACCCCACGCAGGCCCTGCTTGACTGCTACAGCCTGCGGCAGGCATGGCAAAACCGCTTTGCCGGGCGTACCCTGCTGATTCTGGGCGACATTGCCCACAGCCGCGTGGCCCGGTCAAACATGCATTTGCTCACCATGCTGGGCGTCAAGGTGCGCCTGTGCGCCCCGCGCACCCTGCTGCCTGCCGGTGTGGATCACTGGCCCGTGGAAATCTACACGGAGCTGGACAAAGCCGTGCGCGATGTGGACGCCGTCATGTGTCTGCGCCTGCAACTTGAGCGCCAGCAGGCGGGCCTCTTGCCCGACCTTGCGGAATATTCCCGCCGTTTCTGCCTTGGTTCCAGCCAGCTGGCCCTTGCCGCGCCCGAAGCCAAGGTTTTGCATCCCGGCCCCATGAACCGTGGGCTTGAGATTTCCAATGACATAGCAGACGCCCCCGCGAGCCTGGTGCTGAATCAGGTGGCCGCAGGCGTCGCCACGCGCATGGCCGTGCTTTATCTGCTGGCCACGCGCAACGATGGAGTACGCGCATGA
- a CDS encoding gluconate:H+ symporter, whose translation MGTTGALIILGVTIVGIVVLCVRYRVHAFLALMAACAFLGIASGMPLGAIGSSIEKGMGNTLGFLAPILALGAFMGKMLEVSGGAQRLAKSLIGVFGQTKAYWAMLIIGYICGIPVFAQVGMVLLMPLAFSISKESKLSILLVALSLYTGLLVVHCVVPPHPAAMAIAKELNADVGKVILYGLILVVPGAVIGGPIFAKYISKRIIVPLPEGAVTTVISKDGRDLPNFGGTLLLTLLPLILMIGKTVVEFSSSKDAAYMPLVEFLGHPVIALFISAVASLIFLGVKRGFSSIELSGFCDKSLLPMVSILLVIGAAGSFNKVIMDSGMGNVLKDVLVTLNMHPVIMAWLIASIMRFALGSATVAMMTAAGFISPVLAVHPVDPALMCISIGAGAIGWSHVTDSGFWFFREFLNMSVKDMYMSFTLSGCIVSIITAIFCYLASFVI comes from the coding sequence ATGGGAACAACGGGTGCTCTGATTATTCTTGGCGTAACGATCGTCGGCATTGTGGTGCTGTGCGTGCGTTACAGGGTTCATGCATTTTTGGCGTTGATGGCCGCCTGCGCCTTTTTGGGGATTGCCAGCGGTATGCCCCTGGGTGCCATTGGCTCGTCCATTGAAAAGGGCATGGGCAATACCCTGGGCTTTCTGGCCCCCATCCTCGCGTTGGGCGCGTTCATGGGCAAAATGCTCGAGGTTTCGGGCGGCGCACAGCGGCTTGCCAAATCGCTTATTGGCGTTTTTGGTCAGACCAAGGCCTATTGGGCCATGCTCATCATCGGCTACATTTGCGGCATCCCCGTGTTTGCCCAGGTGGGCATGGTGCTCTTGATGCCCCTGGCCTTCTCCATTTCCAAGGAATCCAAGCTTTCCATCCTGCTGGTGGCGCTTTCTCTCTACACTGGCCTGCTGGTTGTGCACTGCGTTGTGCCGCCGCACCCCGCCGCCATGGCCATTGCCAAGGAACTGAACGCCGATGTGGGCAAGGTGATTCTTTACGGCCTCATCCTGGTGGTGCCCGGCGCCGTCATCGGCGGCCCCATCTTTGCCAAGTACATCAGCAAGCGCATCATTGTGCCGCTGCCTGAAGGGGCCGTTACCACCGTTATCAGCAAGGATGGCCGTGATTTGCCCAATTTTGGCGGAACCCTGCTGCTGACCCTGCTGCCGCTGATCCTGATGATCGGCAAGACCGTGGTGGAATTTTCTTCCAGCAAGGATGCAGCCTACATGCCCCTGGTAGAATTTTTGGGCCATCCTGTGATCGCCCTGTTCATTTCCGCCGTGGCTTCACTGATCTTCCTCGGCGTGAAGCGGGGCTTCAGCTCCATTGAACTGAGCGGTTTCTGCGACAAATCGCTCCTGCCCATGGTTTCCATCCTGCTGGTCATTGGCGCTGCGGGCAGCTTCAACAAGGTCATCATGGATTCCGGCATGGGTAACGTTCTCAAGGACGTACTGGTCACGCTCAACATGCACCCGGTCATCATGGCCTGGCTCATTGCGTCCATCATGCGCTTTGCATTGGGCAGCGCCACCGTCGCCATGATGACGGCTGCGGGCTTTATCAGCCCCGTGCTGGCCGTGCATCCTGTTGACCCTGCGCTCATGTGCATTTCCATCGGCGCTGGGGCCATCGGCTGGTCGCACGTTACGGACTCCGGCTTCTGGTTCTTCCGCGAATTTTTGAACATGTCGGTCAAAGACATGTATATGTCCTTCACGTTGTCCGGCTGCATTGTGTCGATCATTACGGCGATATTCTGCTACCTGGCCTCGTTTGTTATCTAA
- a CDS encoding IclR family transcriptional regulator, which yields MQDQHKPTVHMPTQRVISLLEALADAEHGLTLTQLSLCIGSSKGTISPILETLQRHDFVRRDKLSGRYELGRGLYLFSEGFRTQDPLMAQAQACMRQVVDACAEICQLGILSHTEVLYIAKVDSREPIQIISRVGSRMPARKTALGKALLSQCKREEVVALFAGELCTEPFDMDAFLEELQGVRQGAIARDIGEINPQLHCYAVPVTFAGRVDCAMSVSLPAFRDTPEKHQQVENELRKAVAKLEQFMDETHECFCP from the coding sequence ATGCAAGACCAACATAAACCAACCGTCCACATGCCGACCCAGCGGGTCATTTCACTTCTTGAAGCCCTGGCTGATGCAGAACACGGCCTCACGCTTACTCAGCTTTCCCTGTGCATCGGCAGCAGCAAGGGGACGATCTCGCCCATTCTTGAAACACTGCAACGGCATGATTTTGTTCGCAGAGACAAACTCTCGGGCCGGTATGAACTGGGCCGGGGCCTGTATCTGTTTTCAGAGGGTTTTCGCACGCAAGACCCCCTTATGGCACAGGCGCAGGCCTGCATGCGACAGGTGGTGGACGCCTGCGCCGAAATCTGCCAGCTGGGCATCCTCTCCCATACCGAGGTGCTGTACATAGCCAAGGTGGATTCTCGCGAGCCTATCCAGATCATTTCCCGCGTTGGTTCGCGCATGCCCGCCCGCAAAACAGCTCTGGGCAAGGCGCTGCTCAGCCAGTGCAAAAGGGAGGAAGTGGTCGCCCTTTTTGCCGGGGAGCTTTGCACCGAGCCTTTTGACATGGACGCTTTTCTGGAAGAACTGCAAGGGGTACGACAGGGGGCCATTGCCCGAGATATTGGCGAAATCAACCCGCAGCTGCATTGCTATGCTGTGCCTGTTACCTTTGCCGGGCGCGTGGATTGCGCCATGAGCGTCTCCCTGCCAGCCTTTCGCGACACGCCGGAGAAACACCAGCAGGTTGAAAACGAACTGCGCAAGGCTGTGGCAAAGCTTGAGCAGTTCATGGACGAAACGCACGAATGCTTCTGCCCCTAG
- a CDS encoding Hpt domain-containing protein, with translation MTEEVLDWKEAIARVLNKRDMYVKLLAKFIETERDTPSKVAQALKSGNMEEARNLVHSTKGAAANLGAKALAAAALELEMAVKAGADTDRAMNHFSSAHMDTLVTMHAFMTQ, from the coding sequence ATGACCGAGGAAGTTTTGGATTGGAAGGAAGCCATTGCCAGGGTGCTCAACAAGCGCGACATGTACGTCAAGCTGCTTGCCAAGTTTATTGAAACGGAGCGCGACACCCCGTCAAAGGTGGCTCAGGCCCTGAAGAGCGGCAACATGGAAGAAGCCCGCAACCTTGTGCACAGCACCAAGGGAGCAGCCGCCAACTTGGGGGCCAAGGCGCTGGCCGCCGCTGCGCTTGAGCTTGAAATGGCCGTCAAGGCCGGGGCAGATACCGACCGCGCCATGAACCATTTTTCTTCCGCGCACATGGACACGCTTGTGACCATGCACGCCTTTATGACGCAGTAG
- a CDS encoding dihydroorotase yields the protein MSLLIKNARHLEAPVDLLVRHGKIVTMTPAGHHTYDSREVFDAHGLVLMPSCIDAHVHLREPGFEYKEDIASGLEAAARGGFGAVMCMANTKPVNDTASITRAMLDSARKSHPNGPRLHPIAAATVGLKGEEMAPLAELKEAGCVAVSNDGRPLENAELVRRIMEYGADLDLVLIDHCEDPQLAKGWRMHEGVTSGLLGVKGQPAAGEASQAMRDIMLAEYLGVSVHIAHVSAALTVDCIAWGKARGVKVTAETCPHYLLLDETALEGYNTQAKVSPPLRTSADREALRRAVKNGTIDILATDHAPHAAHEKEGTLDDAMCGFTGLDLAVSLTWGLVAEGVLTEADVHRLWSRRPAEIFNLPCNGFTPGDPADFFLLDPDETWVPGPENLYSKSCNTPFLGQPLRGRVKHHWIDGMQLF from the coding sequence ATGAGCCTCTTGATAAAGAACGCACGCCACCTTGAAGCCCCGGTAGACCTGCTGGTACGGCACGGCAAAATTGTCACCATGACCCCGGCAGGCCACCATACCTACGACAGCCGCGAAGTTTTTGACGCCCACGGCCTTGTGCTCATGCCAAGTTGCATCGACGCCCACGTGCACCTGCGCGAACCGGGCTTTGAATACAAGGAAGATATAGCCTCCGGCCTCGAGGCCGCAGCGCGGGGCGGCTTTGGCGCAGTGATGTGCATGGCCAACACCAAGCCCGTCAACGACACGGCCAGCATCACGCGTGCCATGCTCGACAGCGCGCGCAAAAGCCACCCCAACGGCCCGCGCCTCCACCCCATTGCCGCCGCCACCGTGGGCCTCAAGGGTGAGGAAATGGCCCCCCTCGCGGAACTCAAGGAAGCGGGCTGCGTGGCTGTTTCCAACGATGGCCGCCCGCTGGAAAATGCGGAGCTTGTGCGGCGCATCATGGAATACGGCGCAGACCTTGATCTGGTGCTCATAGACCACTGCGAGGACCCGCAACTGGCTAAGGGCTGGCGCATGCACGAAGGCGTGACCAGTGGTCTGCTCGGCGTCAAAGGACAGCCCGCCGCTGGCGAGGCCAGTCAGGCCATGCGCGACATCATGCTGGCCGAATACCTTGGCGTATCCGTGCATATTGCCCATGTTTCCGCTGCGCTGACCGTTGACTGCATCGCCTGGGGCAAGGCGCGCGGCGTCAAGGTGACTGCCGAAACCTGCCCCCACTATCTGCTGCTGGATGAAACCGCCCTTGAGGGCTACAACACCCAGGCCAAGGTCAGCCCGCCCCTGCGCACCTCGGCAGACCGCGAGGCCTTGCGCCGCGCCGTGAAAAACGGCACCATCGACATACTCGCCACAGACCACGCCCCCCACGCCGCCCACGAAAAAGAAGGCACACTGGACGATGCCATGTGCGGCTTTACCGGGCTTGATCTGGCTGTCAGCCTCACCTGGGGGCTGGTGGCCGAAGGCGTGCTGACAGAGGCCGATGTGCACCGGCTGTGGAGCCGCCGCCCGGCAGAGATTTTCAACCTGCCCTGCAACGGCTTTACCCCCGGCGATCCAGCAGATTTCTTCCTGCTTGACCCGGACGAAACATGGGTTCCCGGGCCAGAAAACCTCTATTCCAAGAGCTGCAACACGCCATTTCTGGGTCAGCCCCTGCGCGGCAGGGTCAAGCACCACTGGATAGACGGCATGCAGCTGTTCTGA
- a CDS encoding sulfite exporter TauE/SafE family protein, giving the protein MLVSLVAYVLCGAVAGVLAGLLGVGGGIVLVPLMVAIFPTVGVPPQYVQQMALGTSLASIMITSISSARAHNARGAVHWDIFKAITPGILVGTFFGGLVATHMPTMFLKIFFICFILFVSAQMLSNYRPPASRDLPGKMGTAGVGGVIGLVSSFVGIGGGTLSVPFMTFCNVPLHHAVGTSAAIGFPIAVAGTLGFIVGGWGRPDLPAMSLGFVNLWALLGIATASFMTAPLGAKLSHALPADKLKKGFACFLILVALKMIWGLV; this is encoded by the coding sequence ATGCTTGTGTCTCTTGTGGCCTACGTCTTGTGCGGGGCTGTGGCCGGTGTTCTGGCCGGGCTTCTGGGTGTTGGCGGCGGTATTGTTCTGGTGCCCCTGATGGTTGCCATTTTTCCCACAGTGGGAGTTCCTCCCCAGTATGTGCAGCAGATGGCGCTCGGCACTTCGCTTGCCAGCATCATGATCACCTCCATCTCCAGCGCGCGGGCGCATAATGCCCGCGGCGCCGTGCACTGGGATATTTTCAAGGCCATTACCCCCGGCATTCTTGTGGGTACGTTCTTCGGTGGTCTTGTTGCTACCCATATGCCCACCATGTTCCTGAAGATATTTTTTATCTGCTTTATCCTTTTTGTGTCGGCGCAGATGCTCTCCAACTACCGGCCCCCGGCCAGCCGTGATCTGCCCGGCAAGATGGGAACCGCCGGCGTGGGCGGCGTCATCGGCCTCGTGTCGAGCTTTGTGGGTATCGGCGGCGGTACGCTTTCCGTGCCGTTCATGACCTTTTGCAACGTGCCGCTGCACCATGCCGTGGGCACCTCCGCCGCCATTGGTTTTCCCATTGCCGTGGCGGGTACGCTGGGCTTTATTGTGGGCGGCTGGGGCAGGCCTGATCTGCCCGCCATGTCGCTTGGCTTTGTGAACCTGTGGGCGCTGCTGGGTATTGCCACAGCCAGCTTTATGACCGCCCCGCTTGGCGCAAAGCTTTCGCATGCCTTACCCGCCGACAAACTCAAGAAAGGTTTTGCCTGTTTTTTGATCCTTGTGGCCTTGAAGATGATCTGGGGCCTGGTGTAA